One segment of Marvinbryantia formatexigens DSM 14469 DNA contains the following:
- a CDS encoding SipW-dependent-type signal peptide-containing protein, which yields MKNFFIAMLAGALILGVGAGVSFAYLTAQDDAQNSFGVSSVDITIDEEFEPPGEITPGKVITKAPRICSSSDTDCYVRAAVRFTDSDAENCCEALAINPGWQAGEDGYYYWQERLQPGGWTGTLFDKVTIKQNAEEIPPFDILVYAEAVQCGNNTMKEAWEEIA from the coding sequence ATGAAAAACTTTTTTATTGCCATGTTGGCAGGTGCGCTCATCCTGGGCGTAGGTGCAGGGGTGTCTTTCGCCTATCTGACCGCACAGGATGACGCGCAGAACAGCTTTGGGGTATCCTCCGTGGATATTACTATTGATGAAGAATTTGAACCGCCCGGAGAAATCACACCGGGAAAGGTCATCACAAAAGCGCCGCGCATATGCAGCAGCTCGGATACCGACTGCTATGTGCGGGCTGCCGTCCGCTTCACTGACAGCGATGCGGAAAACTGCTGCGAGGCGCTTGCCATCAATCCGGGATGGCAGGCTGGGGAGGATGGCTACTATTACTGGCAGGAACGGCTGCAGCCGGGCGGATGGACCGGTACACTGTTTGATAAGGTAACGATAAAACAAAACGCAGAAGAAATACCGCCGTTTGACATTCTGGTGTATGCGGAGGCGGTGCAGTGCGGAAATAATACTATGAAGGAAGCATGGGAGGAAATAGCATGA
- a CDS encoding alpha/beta hydrolase, translating to MSKKSKLIRVTWKASDAKRDAGLTTPEDIRRFDNLQYGKDAVWNLLDVYRPRAAEGKLPVIVNVHGGGWVYGDKELYQFYGMSLAQRGFAVVNFTYRLAPEAKFPSAVEDMNAVITWMYENQETYGLDMEHVFFVGDSAGGNLAAMYSAICTNPGYAAKFAFKVPQGFAPTAVGLNCGAYVLFGHHELLHESQDKELIMEDLLPEHGSPREQELVNVPDHVTAAFPPVYLMTALGDFCRPQAQFMEEALKKNGVYYEFGLFGTEKEPLYHVFHVNIRESEGQRCNDIECDFFRRMMEK from the coding sequence ATGTCGAAAAAAAGCAAGCTAATCAGAGTAACATGGAAGGCGAGTGACGCAAAGCGCGATGCAGGGCTTACGACGCCGGAGGATATCCGGCGCTTTGATAATCTGCAGTACGGGAAGGATGCGGTGTGGAATCTGCTGGATGTTTACCGTCCGAGGGCAGCGGAAGGAAAGCTGCCGGTCATCGTGAATGTGCATGGCGGCGGCTGGGTATACGGCGATAAGGAGCTGTATCAGTTTTACGGAATGTCCCTGGCGCAGAGGGGCTTTGCGGTGGTGAACTTTACATACCGCCTGGCGCCGGAGGCGAAATTTCCGTCGGCGGTAGAGGATATGAACGCGGTTATTACATGGATGTATGAGAACCAGGAGACATACGGGCTGGATATGGAGCATGTCTTTTTTGTCGGCGATTCCGCGGGCGGAAATCTGGCGGCTATGTATTCTGCCATCTGCACGAATCCCGGATATGCGGCAAAGTTTGCTTTTAAGGTTCCACAGGGCTTTGCGCCGACGGCAGTGGGGCTTAACTGCGGGGCGTATGTGCTGTTCGGACACCATGAGCTGCTGCATGAATCGCAGGATAAGGAGCTGATTATGGAGGATCTTCTGCCGGAGCACGGTTCCCCCAGGGAGCAGGAGCTTGTAAATGTGCCGGATCACGTTACTGCCGCATTTCCGCCTGTCTATCTGATGACGGCGCTGGGAGATTTCTGCAGGCCGCAGGCACAGTTTATGGAAGAGGCGCTGAAGAAAAACGGTGTGTATTATGAATTTGGGCTGTTCGGCACGGAGAAGGAGCCGCTTTATCATGTTTTCCATGTCAATATCCGGGAATCGGAGGGACAGAGGTGCAATGATATAGAATGTGATTTCTTCCGCCGCATGATGGAGAAATAA
- a CDS encoding ABC transporter substrate-binding protein — translation MKTKKMVAAATVAAMAVGVFGAQAAAEGGSVYYLNYKPEVDAQWQELAASYTEQTGVPVTVVTAASGTYEQTLTSEIAKSEAPTLFQVENQSWLDNWGQYCYDLSGSFIAEHSTANCLSMEGVEVAAVPFANESYGIIYNVDLLNEYCGLENAVISSPEEINNFDKLKAVADDIQARKDELGVEGAFTSAGLDGSSNWRFTTHLANMPIYWELTEKGVTTATSLDGTYVGNYKNLIDLYFTDSTCDPALLSGKTGDDSLAEFCDEMAVFYQNGTWAWTEDGDIASMNIAFLPLYTGVEGEENIGVCTGTGNYWCINKNSSEEDIQATLDFLEWVVSSDEGKDTLAGKMAFNVPFDTFADYELANPLFVSANAYEEAGKTAVSWIGTENLPTENWKSELGSALIEYSQGTADWSVVEKVFTEDFATEWANR, via the coding sequence ATGAAAACGAAGAAAATGGTAGCGGCAGCAACAGTAGCGGCAATGGCAGTAGGTGTTTTCGGTGCTCAGGCGGCAGCAGAAGGCGGAAGCGTTTATTATCTGAACTACAAGCCGGAGGTAGATGCACAGTGGCAGGAGCTGGCAGCTTCCTACACAGAGCAGACAGGTGTTCCGGTAACGGTTGTTACAGCGGCATCCGGTACATATGAGCAGACGCTTACATCTGAGATCGCAAAATCAGAAGCGCCGACCCTGTTCCAGGTAGAGAACCAGTCCTGGCTGGACAACTGGGGACAGTACTGCTACGATCTGTCCGGAAGCTTCATCGCAGAGCATTCTACAGCAAACTGCCTGTCTATGGAAGGTGTTGAAGTAGCGGCGGTACCGTTCGCAAACGAGAGCTACGGTATTATCTACAACGTAGATTTGCTGAACGAATATTGTGGTCTGGAAAATGCAGTAATTTCCAGCCCGGAAGAAATCAACAACTTTGACAAGCTGAAAGCGGTAGCAGATGATATTCAGGCAAGAAAAGATGAACTTGGCGTAGAAGGTGCTTTCACCTCCGCAGGTCTGGATGGCTCCTCCAACTGGAGATTCACCACCCATCTTGCAAACATGCCGATTTACTGGGAGCTGACCGAGAAGGGCGTTACCACCGCAACCTCTCTGGACGGAACCTATGTTGGAAATTACAAGAACCTGATTGACCTTTACTTCACAGATTCTACCTGCGACCCGGCTCTTCTGAGCGGTAAGACCGGCGACGACTCTCTTGCAGAGTTCTGTGACGAGATGGCAGTATTCTACCAGAACGGTACATGGGCATGGACCGAGGATGGCGATATCGCTTCTATGAACATCGCATTCCTGCCGCTGTACACAGGCGTTGAAGGTGAGGAAAATATCGGTGTCTGCACAGGTACAGGTAACTACTGGTGCATCAACAAGAACTCCAGCGAGGAAGATATCCAGGCAACACTTGACTTCCTTGAGTGGGTAGTTTCCTCTGATGAAGGAAAAGATACTCTGGCAGGCAAGATGGCATTCAACGTACCGTTTGACACCTTCGCAGATTATGAACTGGCTAACCCGCTGTTTGTAAGCGCAAACGCATACGAAGAAGCAGGCAAGACCGCAGTTTCATGGATCGGTACCGAGAATCTTCCGACTGAGAACTGGAAATCCGAACTGGGCTCCGCTCTGATCGAGTACTCCCAGGGAACCGCAGACTGGTCCGTTGTTGAGAAAGTATTTACCGAAGACTTTGCTACTGAGTGGGCAAACAGATAA
- a CDS encoding TIM-barrel domain-containing protein encodes MTKIVNIDNNGRKGYHVPSRIKNQDFISIMRQYRIDDDGVTFLADTYLGNQAAVRISFAAENVFRLQMFPFCREDLRLNPVFEFPKLRNFSVTEDELFVYIRTPRLSLAFRKCPWELSVMLDGRVLTRENIQDLDVDQKYKAMPLGFSCNPATGQVTGTYDTFYMHVDEAFYGFGEKFTSFNKRGQRVEIWQKDALSTNSERSYKGMPYFMSSYGYSVLLNTFTKTVFDMGAGSGVSFTMSSCDSYLDYYVFCNHSYKGLIQDYTALSGRSPMIPKWAFGFWMSKMSYQSRDEVETVVKRAARFGMSMDVIHIDGWQTSGTDGLLEFDEERFPKPADMIAQLNENGVQLSLWMYPYILQYIGTDNKTVNPEFEKLERLGYLVKNADGSPCVFALSEGEGDVKGMVTGAVDFTNPDAAEYTKQKIRRLMELGVGVIKTDFSEEIPETAVFSDGTTGKETHNKYPLLYAKTIYEASKEVKEAQHKRAMLWGRSGYAGSQNYPANWAGDSSTHKNNLAAILRGGLSIGISGVSFWGFDIGGFYNCDYEGNRTKPTDEEYVRSAQMGLLSPLSRSHGQATPREPWEYSAEAQAAFLKINKFRYRLFPYLYSIACETCRTGVPMMRAMLLEFPEDLSARDVSTQYMLGDALLVAPVFDQQTQHVYLPAGSWINLNTGGRISGALWTCESCPLDELPLYFRENTVLPLLNNAGMHSPETFFEDFTICLNLVSEIHTTLYTDIARDTGINQDSAVEPNASVNADSAVEPDASVNADSAAPDARVNVDAAVEPNTSVNADSAAPDARDNVDSAAQTADGTAYTLDARLCGTTAVIETKLPCTGFVLYTPETLTEVIVNGKSFQPVSEGDACRITL; translated from the coding sequence GTGACAAAAATTGTAAATATTGATAATAATGGCAGAAAAGGCTATCATGTTCCTTCCCGTATAAAAAACCAGGATTTTATCAGCATCATGCGTCAGTACCGCATCGACGATGACGGTGTCACTTTTCTTGCCGATACATATCTCGGCAACCAGGCAGCCGTAAGGATATCCTTTGCCGCTGAAAATGTTTTCCGGCTTCAGATGTTTCCGTTCTGCCGCGAGGATTTGCGACTGAATCCCGTATTTGAATTTCCAAAGCTCCGGAATTTTTCCGTAACCGAGGATGAACTGTTTGTGTACATACGCACCCCGCGCCTTTCTCTTGCCTTCCGCAAATGCCCGTGGGAGCTTTCTGTAATGCTGGATGGCAGAGTGCTTACCAGAGAAAATATCCAGGACCTGGATGTTGACCAGAAATATAAGGCGATGCCGCTTGGTTTTTCCTGCAATCCCGCCACCGGTCAGGTGACTGGCACATATGACACGTTTTATATGCATGTCGATGAAGCCTTCTATGGCTTCGGCGAAAAGTTTACCAGCTTTAACAAGCGCGGACAGCGGGTGGAAATCTGGCAGAAGGACGCTCTCTCCACAAATTCTGAACGCTCTTATAAAGGAATGCCGTATTTTATGAGCTCCTACGGCTATTCCGTACTGCTGAATACCTTCACAAAAACCGTCTTCGATATGGGCGCAGGTTCCGGTGTATCCTTCACCATGTCCTCCTGCGATTCTTATCTGGATTATTATGTATTCTGCAACCACAGCTATAAAGGACTGATCCAGGATTACACCGCCTTAAGTGGTCGTTCCCCCATGATTCCGAAATGGGCGTTCGGCTTCTGGATGTCAAAAATGAGCTACCAGAGCCGCGATGAGGTAGAGACTGTTGTAAAACGCGCCGCCCGGTTCGGCATGTCGATGGATGTCATCCACATAGACGGATGGCAGACCTCCGGAACAGACGGTCTGCTGGAATTTGATGAAGAGCGCTTTCCGAAACCGGCGGATATGATTGCGCAGCTCAATGAAAACGGCGTGCAGCTTTCCCTTTGGATGTACCCGTATATTTTACAATACATCGGGACCGATAATAAAACCGTCAATCCGGAATTTGAAAAGCTGGAAAGGCTTGGCTATCTCGTCAAAAACGCCGACGGCAGCCCCTGCGTATTTGCTCTCTCCGAGGGCGAAGGCGACGTGAAAGGCATGGTAACCGGCGCTGTTGATTTTACCAATCCGGATGCCGCTGAATATACAAAGCAGAAAATCCGCAGACTGATGGAGCTTGGCGTCGGTGTCATCAAAACAGATTTCTCCGAAGAAATCCCGGAGACCGCCGTCTTCTCTGACGGGACGACCGGCAAAGAAACGCACAATAAGTATCCTCTGCTCTACGCGAAAACTATTTACGAGGCATCAAAGGAGGTAAAGGAGGCGCAGCACAAAAGGGCAATGCTCTGGGGCCGCAGCGGTTATGCAGGAAGCCAGAATTATCCGGCAAACTGGGCAGGCGATTCCTCCACCCACAAAAATAATCTCGCCGCCATCCTGCGCGGAGGCTTAAGCATCGGCATCAGCGGCGTCTCCTTCTGGGGCTTTGACATCGGCGGCTTCTATAACTGTGATTACGAGGGCAACCGCACAAAACCGACAGATGAAGAATACGTAAGAAGCGCCCAGATGGGACTTCTCAGTCCTTTGAGCCGCAGTCACGGACAGGCAACGCCACGGGAGCCGTGGGAATACTCCGCCGAAGCGCAGGCGGCATTTTTGAAAATTAACAAATTTCGCTACCGCCTGTTTCCGTATCTGTACAGCATCGCCTGTGAAACCTGCCGGACCGGCGTGCCCATGATGCGGGCAATGCTCCTGGAATTCCCGGAGGATTTAAGCGCACGCGATGTTTCCACCCAGTACATGCTCGGCGACGCGCTTTTAGTTGCGCCGGTCTTTGACCAGCAGACGCAGCACGTATACCTGCCTGCCGGAAGCTGGATTAATCTGAACACCGGCGGGCGCATTTCCGGAGCTTTATGGACCTGCGAAAGCTGTCCTCTTGATGAGCTGCCTCTTTATTTCCGGGAAAATACGGTTCTCCCGCTTTTAAACAACGCAGGTATGCATTCCCCGGAAACCTTTTTTGAGGATTTCACCATCTGTCTGAATCTGGTCAGCGAGATCCATACCACGCTGTACACCGACATCGCGCGGGATACCGGCATTAATCAAGATTCTGCCGTCGAACCGAATGCCAGCGTCAATGCAGATTCCGCCGTCGAACCGGATGCCAGCGTCAATGCAGATTCCGCCGCACCGGACGCCCGTGTCAATGTGGATGCCGCCGTCGAACCGAATACCAGCGTCAATGCGGATTCCGCCGCACCGGACGCCCGTGACAATGTGGATTCCGCCGCGCAGACTGCGGATGGAACCGCCTATACTCTTGATGCCAGACTGTGCGGCACAACAGCGGTCATCGAAACAAAGCTTCCGTGCACCGGCTTCGTTCTTTACACACCAGAGACGCTCACCGAAGTTATCGTAAACGGAAAGAGCTTCCAGCCCGTTTCCGAGGGAGACGCCTGCCGTATAACCCTATAA
- a CDS encoding carbohydrate ABC transporter permease yields the protein MEKALKKYLPVFTFPTAIAFLIGFIVPFVMAVYLSFCSFTTVNDAKFVGISNYIEAIKDPVFLHSVGFSAIFTVVTVILINVLAFAVALALTQKIKGTNLFRTVFFMPNLIGGIVLGYVWQLLFNGILAYFNRTLTYSSVYGFWGLVILLCWQQIGYMMILYIAGLQNIPGDMLEAAQVDGATGVQRLFKIIIPSMRPTIVICTFMSLTNGFKLFDQNLALTAGEPSHGTEMVALNIYNTFYGSTATYRGVGQAKAVIFAVALALIGVLQMRLTAGKEE from the coding sequence ATGGAAAAAGCGTTAAAGAAATATTTACCGGTTTTCACATTCCCCACAGCAATCGCGTTTCTTATCGGTTTTATTGTACCGTTTGTTATGGCTGTTTATCTGAGCTTCTGCTCCTTTACAACAGTAAATGACGCGAAATTTGTGGGAATCAGCAATTATATTGAAGCAATTAAGGACCCGGTATTTTTACACTCGGTAGGCTTCTCGGCAATCTTTACGGTTGTCACAGTAATTCTGATCAATGTGCTGGCGTTTGCCGTTGCACTTGCTCTGACACAGAAGATTAAAGGCACCAACCTTTTCCGTACCGTTTTCTTCATGCCGAACCTGATCGGCGGTATCGTACTCGGTTACGTATGGCAGCTTCTGTTCAACGGTATTCTGGCATACTTCAACCGTACCCTGACGTACAGCTCTGTGTACGGCTTCTGGGGTCTGGTAATCCTTCTCTGCTGGCAGCAGATAGGTTACATGATGATTCTGTACATCGCCGGTCTGCAGAACATTCCGGGCGATATGCTGGAGGCGGCGCAGGTGGACGGCGCGACCGGCGTGCAGCGTCTGTTCAAAATCATTATCCCGTCCATGAGACCGACGATTGTAATCTGTACCTTTATGTCTCTCACAAACGGCTTTAAGCTCTTCGACCAGAACCTCGCGTTAACAGCGGGCGAGCCGTCGCACGGCACAGAAATGGTGGCGCTGAATATTTACAACACCTTCTACGGCAGCACGGCGACATACCGCGGCGTCGGACAGGCGAAGGCAGTTATCTTTGCGGTTGCGCTTGCACTGATTGGCGTACTGCAGATGAGACTGACCGCGGGAAAGGAGGAGTAA
- a CDS encoding signal peptidase I, with protein sequence MKMWKRITDGLLVVFLLLAAAIAVPQVFGIRVYTVLSPSMAPEIPVGSAVYVKKEAFEKIRPGDIITCRPDMGDIYITHRVSEKDEAGRTLVTKGDANETPDGRRVREEELMGVVRLSVPYLGYAAMLFSGMGEKLLLAGVFLWLLLIKMILSNVLKMRKEGVTIS encoded by the coding sequence ATGAAGATGTGGAAAAGGATAACTGACGGGCTGCTTGTGGTATTTCTGCTGCTTGCGGCGGCGATAGCCGTGCCGCAGGTCTTTGGAATCCGTGTCTATACGGTGCTCAGTCCGAGCATGGCGCCGGAGATTCCGGTTGGCAGCGCGGTCTATGTGAAAAAGGAAGCATTTGAAAAAATCCGTCCGGGCGACATCATTACCTGCCGCCCGGACATGGGGGATATTTATATTACGCACCGGGTAAGTGAAAAGGATGAGGCGGGGAGGACCCTTGTAACGAAGGGCGATGCCAACGAGACGCCGGATGGAAGGCGTGTGCGGGAGGAGGAGCTGATGGGTGTTGTGCGCCTTTCTGTTCCATATCTGGGGTATGCCGCCATGCTGTTTAGCGGTATGGGGGAAAAACTGCTGCTTGCAGGAGTGTTTCTGTGGCTTCTGCTGATAAAGATGATTCTTTCAAATGTGCTGAAAATGCGCAAAGAGGGGGTGACGATATCATGA
- a CDS encoding SipW-dependent-type signal peptide-containing protein, translating to MKTADTQKNIVKTANIKKSIIKTAGIAAALLALVFVSIQGTLAYLTSRESLANTFTVGDLEIGLKEPDWDPEDGDGVNVYPGYSVYKNPTVKNITSDKNGEEPCYARMRILLADSSGTPVTDAGRLALMKAMIRYDSTYTGSYEQTGTAKKLVQGRIPGYSLAELETLPMINPLFEIDTERTTENEIVCNYMGDDAKGILKIGEQAVLFTTLALPTEWKNEQIRTLGDFQIIVKAEAIQASGFAGQKEALAALDEEMRTEPGTVSGDA from the coding sequence ATGAAAACAGCAGATACACAGAAAAATATCGTAAAGACAGCAAATATAAAGAAAAGTATCATAAAGACGGCAGGGATTGCGGCGGCGCTGCTTGCGCTGGTATTTGTCAGCATACAGGGAACGCTGGCATATCTGACCAGCCGGGAGAGCCTTGCAAATACGTTTACAGTGGGAGATCTGGAAATCGGACTAAAGGAACCGGACTGGGACCCGGAGGATGGGGATGGTGTGAATGTATATCCGGGGTACAGTGTATACAAGAATCCGACCGTGAAGAACATTACGTCGGATAAAAACGGCGAGGAGCCGTGCTATGCCCGGATGCGGATTCTGCTGGCGGACAGCAGCGGCACGCCGGTGACGGATGCCGGGCGACTGGCACTGATGAAGGCGATGATACGCTACGACAGTACCTATACGGGTTCCTATGAGCAGACTGGCACGGCAAAGAAGCTTGTGCAGGGGCGGATACCGGGATATTCTCTTGCGGAACTGGAGACGCTTCCGATGATAAATCCGCTTTTTGAGATTGATACCGAGAGAACAACAGAGAATGAAATTGTCTGCAATTATATGGGGGACGATGCGAAGGGCATTCTGAAAATTGGGGAGCAGGCGGTGCTCTTTACGACCCTTGCGCTGCCCACGGAGTGGAAAAATGAGCAGATTCGGACGCTGGGGGATTTTCAGATTATTGTAAAAGCAGAAGCGATACAGGCATCCGGGTTTGCCGGGCAGAAGGAAGCGCTTGCGGCGCTGGATGAAGAGATGCGGACAGAGCCGGGAACGGTGTCCGGCGACGCATAG
- a CDS encoding DUF885 domain-containing protein has product MKKLSLALIPAGCLLLCAALRYHNAAGAQKAAGEFQSFTQTMFQKEITASTLTLHYTLENPTDYGITDYPVTFGNTEEISLVLSASPSAQQYLQMLSEISYSDLSRQNQITYDVLLLALENEKKAEALALYQEPLGPTIGIQAQLPVLLSEYTFSDKADIEEYLSLIAQTDTYFASLLKFERARSAAGLFMSNKNADAILAQCRSFIGSGDAADNLLVTIFNEKLDALDFLSAGERAQFKAENQKAVAEHVIGAYELLIEGLETLKGTGQNENGLCYFPYGKAYYEYLMQSSVGSYLSVDAIEQRIRNQLSKDVLACRALLLEYPSAASGEHLEGILTDPEEILVQLQQKMSDDYPAAPQTSCSVKYVHKSLEDFLSPAFYLTPPIDNPTENVIYINRAGVSSPLELYTTLAHEGYPGHLYQNVSSGNYLDPVRALFSFGGYTEGWATYVEMESYDYALPDSASGAAKAEAEYRRLNRSVMLGLSSLLDICIHYRGYTREQTAAFLKSLGFTNPDSADAIFDAIIEAPANYLKYYLGYLSFLDLRSYCSQNWPEAFDLKDFHRQILQIGPAPFPVVEKYLKLYYNTNK; this is encoded by the coding sequence ATGAAAAAGCTATCTCTTGCCTTAATTCCCGCCGGATGTCTGCTGCTTTGTGCCGCCCTGCGCTACCACAACGCCGCCGGTGCGCAGAAGGCTGCCGGTGAATTTCAGTCTTTTACGCAGACGATGTTCCAGAAGGAAATTACCGCCAGCACGCTTACCCTGCACTATACACTAGAAAATCCCACCGACTACGGCATTACCGATTATCCGGTAACCTTCGGAAACACTGAGGAGATTTCCCTGGTGCTCTCCGCATCGCCCTCCGCGCAGCAATATCTGCAGATGCTCTCTGAAATCTCTTACAGCGACCTTTCCCGGCAGAATCAGATTACCTACGATGTCCTCCTTCTTGCTCTGGAAAATGAGAAAAAAGCGGAAGCCCTTGCACTGTACCAGGAACCGCTCGGACCGACCATCGGCATCCAGGCACAGCTTCCCGTTCTGCTCTCGGAATACACCTTTTCCGATAAAGCGGACATTGAAGAATATCTCAGTCTGATTGCCCAGACGGACACCTATTTTGCCTCGCTGCTAAAATTTGAGCGCGCCCGCTCCGCCGCCGGTCTTTTCATGAGCAACAAAAACGCCGATGCCATTCTGGCGCAGTGCCGTTCCTTTATCGGCTCCGGCGACGCCGCTGACAATCTGCTGGTGACTATTTTTAATGAAAAGCTGGATGCGCTCGACTTTCTGTCCGCCGGGGAACGGGCGCAGTTCAAAGCGGAAAACCAGAAAGCTGTGGCGGAGCATGTAATCGGCGCCTACGAGCTTCTCATTGAGGGACTGGAAACGCTGAAGGGCACCGGACAGAACGAAAACGGACTCTGCTATTTTCCTTACGGGAAGGCATATTACGAGTATCTGATGCAAAGCTCTGTCGGCTCCTATCTCTCCGTCGATGCCATTGAACAGCGCATCCGAAACCAGCTCTCCAAAGACGTACTCGCCTGCCGCGCGCTGCTCCTGGAATATCCGTCCGCCGCTTCCGGCGAACATCTGGAGGGAATTTTGACGGACCCGGAGGAAATTCTGGTACAGTTGCAGCAAAAAATGAGCGACGATTATCCCGCCGCCCCGCAGACATCCTGTTCTGTAAAATATGTACATAAATCCCTGGAGGATTTTTTAAGTCCCGCTTTTTATCTGACGCCGCCCATCGATAATCCGACGGAAAACGTCATTTATATCAACCGCGCCGGTGTTTCCTCCCCGCTGGAGCTTTATACCACGCTTGCGCATGAGGGCTATCCCGGTCATCTTTATCAGAATGTCAGCTCCGGAAATTATCTGGACCCGGTACGCGCTCTCTTCTCCTTTGGCGGCTATACCGAAGGATGGGCAACCTATGTGGAAATGGAAAGCTACGATTATGCCCTGCCGGATTCCGCTTCCGGCGCCGCAAAGGCAGAAGCCGAATACCGCCGTCTGAACCGCTCCGTCATGCTCGGTCTTTCCTCGCTTCTGGATATCTGTATCCATTACCGCGGCTACACGCGCGAACAGACCGCCGCCTTCCTTAAGAGCCTCGGCTTTACAAACCCGGACAGCGCCGACGCTATTTTTGACGCCATCATCGAAGCACCTGCAAACTACCTGAAATATTATCTCGGATATCTGAGTTTTCTGGACCTGCGCAGCTACTGCTCCCAAAACTGGCCGGAAGCCTTTGACCTGAAGGATTTTCACAGGCAGATTCTGCAGATTGGTCCCGCGCCGTTTCCCGTAGTAGAAAAATATCTGAAGCTGTACTACAACACGAACAAATAA